A genome region from Panthera leo isolate Ple1 chromosome A2, P.leo_Ple1_pat1.1, whole genome shotgun sequence includes the following:
- the PDK4 gene encoding pyruvate dehydrogenase kinase, isozyme 4 — translation MKAARFVMRSAGSLSGASLVPREVEHFSRYSPSPLSMKQLLDFGSENACERTSFAFLRQELPVRLANILKEIDILPDRLVNTSSVQLVKSWYIQSLMDLVEFHEKSPEDQKALSDFVDTLITVRNRHHNVVPTMAQGIIEYKDGCTVDPVTNQNLQYFLDRFYMNRISTRMLMNQHILIFSDSQTGNPSHIGSIDPNCDVAAVVQDAFECSKMLCDQYYLTSPELKLTQVNGKFPGQPIHIVYVPSHLHHMLFELFKNAMRATVEHQENRPSLTPIEVIVVLGKEDLTIKISDRGGGVPLRIIDRLFSYTYSTAPTPVMDNSRNAPLAGFGYGLPISRLYAKYFQGDLNLYSLSGYGTDAIIYLKALSSESVEKLPVFNKSAFKHYQMSIEADDWCIPSKEPRNLAKEKMAL, via the exons ATGAAAGCGGCCCGCTTCGTGATGCGCAGCGCCGGCTCGCTGAGCGGCGCCAGCCTGGTGCCCCGCGAGGTCGAGCATTTTTCGCGCTACAGTCCGTCCCCACTGTCCATGAAGCAGCTCCTGGACTTTG GTTCTGAAAATGCATGTGAAAGAACTTCCTTTGCATTTTTGCGACAAGAATTGCCTGTGAGGCTAGCCAATATCCTGAAGGAAATTGACATCCTCCCTGATCGATTAGTCAATACCTCTTCAGTGCAATTAGTTAAAAGCTG GTATATCCAGAGCCTGATGGATTTGGTAGAATTCCATGAGAAAAGCCCAGAGGACCAGAAAGCATTATCAGA TTTTGTAGATACTCTCATCACAGTTCGAAATAGACACCACAATGTGGTTCCTACAATGGCACAAGGAATCATAGAATATAAAGATGGCTGTACAGTTGACCCAGTCACCAATCAAAATCTTCAGTATTTCTTGGATCGATTTTATATGAACCGTATTTCTACCCGGATGCTGATGAACCAGCACA TTCTTATATTTAGTGACTCACAGACAGGAAACCCAAGTCACATTGGAAGCATTGATCCAAACTGTGACGTGGCAGCTGTGGTCCAAG ATGCCTTTGAATGTTCAAAGATGCTTTGTGACCAGTATTATTTAACATCACCAGAATTAAAACTCACACAAGTGAATG gGAAATTTCCAGGCCAGCCAATTCACATTGTGTATGTACCTTCTCACCTTCATCATATGCTCTTTGAACTATTCAAG AATGCAATGAGAGCAACAGTTGAACACCAGGAAAATCGGCCTTCCCTTACACCAATTGAAGTGATTGTTGTCTTGGGAAAAGAAGACCTTACAATTAAG aTTTCAGACAGAGGAGGTGGTGTTCCCCTGAGGATCATCGACCGCCTCTTTAGTTACACATACTCCACTGCGCCAACGCCTGTGATGGATAATTCCCGGAATGCTCCTTTG GCTGGTTTTGGTTACGGCTTGCCAATTTCTCGTCTGTATGCCAAGTACTTTCAAGGAGATCTGAATCTCTACTCTTTGTCAGGATATGGAACAGATGCCATCATCTACTTAAAG GCCTTATCTTCAGAGTCTGTAGAAAAACTCCCCGTCTTTAACAAATCAGCCTTCAAACATTATCAGATGAGCATTGAGGCTGATGACTGGTGTATCCCAAGCAAGGAACCAAGGAACTTGGCAAAGGAGAAAATGGCTCTGTGA